From the Aerosakkonema funiforme FACHB-1375 genome, the window ATCTACAGGGGTGGCAACAAAAGTGCTTTCATCCTGATGCAACACAGTGTCCGCCATGAGCTCTACCTTCGGGTTAATCACTTTCTGTGCGTGTTAAGCAAATTATGAGCATCTGCTCATTCTGAGCCATTCATCGCATTCAATGCAATGAATGGCTCTAGGTATTACTGTAACGACATAATCCGGTTAAGCAAAAAACCTTTAGGTATTTTTTACTTATAAAATCTTTATGTATTTTGATAGACGTAATTGTGGCAAAAGATGCTGTAACAAATGTAGGACATACGTTAAAATCACCAGTTCGCTAGCATCGATAGCGTCAAACACTATTTGACAGATAGGCTTACCAAAGAAGGGAAAAGGGTAAGGCGTAAGCAATAAAGGCTAATTTAAAATCATTTTTCCATTCCGATTACCCTTGCCTTTCCCCCTTTTGATTGTTGTGTTGTCAATTGCAGCGATCCCAAAGAAATATTGAAAAAGTGGCCTATCAAACTCCACCTTTATCGACCCCTGTTTTACCTTGGTAAGGGAATCGATACTAAAAAACAAATGCTTGCTTGTCTAAAATCAAGGCTGACAGCCTTTTCAATACTTGATGGGCCAACCTGCTTCTTGACATCAGCCGCGATCGAAAGTCAAGCAGTTGTGCAATAAATCCTAAATCGCCGTGAAAATCCCAAGTAACATTTCAACTCTACTAGCCGGTATAGCACTGACCCTCGTCAGTCTCTGGTTCGGTCAGAATCATGGCCTACTGCCAGAAGCAGCCTCAGAAGAAGCATCTTTGGTAGATGGGTTATTCAATATGATGATGACCATCTCCACAGGTTTGTTTCTCATCGTTGAAGGCGTAATTATCTATTGCGTCGTTAAGTTTCGCAGGCGTCCGGGTGACACCACAGATGGAGCGCCGATGCACGGCAACGTTCCCCTGGAAATACTCTGGACAGGAATTCCCGCGATAATTATCCTGGTCATTGGAGTCTACAGCTTTGAAGTTTACAACGCTATGGGCGGCTTAGACCCGATGGCCGCTCACGGTATGCCACAGCAGCAAGCGATGAAAATGCCAGGATCTGCGATCGCCGCCACCTTAAACCAGACAGATAAACCCGCAACCCAAATTGCAGAAGGCGTTGGCGCTACCCCAGCACAAAGCCCAGTCCCAGACTTGGAAATTGAGGTTACCGGTTTGCAGTTTGCCTGGATTTTTAACTATCCCGATAGTGGCGTCGTATCTGGCGAACTGCACGTCCCCGCCGGAAACCATGTCAAACTCAACATTTCAGCCAACGACGTGATCCATGCCTTCTGGGTACCCGAATTCCGCATCAAGCAAGATGCAATACCAGGTAGAACAACGCAATTGCAATTTACTCCCAAGTTAGTTGGCACCTACCCAGTGATTTGTGCCGAACTCTGCGGTGGCTATCATGGCAGTATGAAAACCCAGGTGATTGTCGAGACACCAGAAGAATTTAATGCCTGGATTCAAAGTCAGCAAGAAGTTGCTAATTCCGATAACTTGAATCGGATTGTGGCCCTAAACCCGCAAGAAATGTCAACTGGTGAATTTTTAGCTCCCTACGCAGCAGAGATGGGAATTAACTCCGATACTCTCGCACAGCTACAACATTCCCATCATTAATTTTAGGTTTTAGATTTTTAGATTTTAGATGCAATTGAATATCTAAAATCTAGAATCTAAAATCCTTGCATCCCCAATCCCAAATTGATATGACTACACAAGTACAGCTTCAAGAACCAGACAATATAGGCCACGGAACCGAAGAAAGTGGCAATAATTGGGGAAAATACTTTGGCTTTAGCACCGACCATAAAGTGATCGGCATTCAATACCTGGTCACATCGTTTATCTTCTATTTAATCGGCGGTGCTTTAGCATCAGCTGTTCGCGCCGAACTAGCTACCCCAGACTCAGATCTTGTCAGTCCCGAACTCTACAACAGTTTCTTCACAATCCACGCCACCGTCATGATTTTTTTGTGGATTGTGCCTGCGGCGACCGGTGGATTTGGCAATTATCTAATTCCTTTAATGATCGGGGCGCGGGATATGGCGTTCCCGCGTTTGAATGCTGTTGCCTTTTGGATTATCCCACCTGCCGGTGTGCTGCTTCTGGCCAGCTTTTTTGTGGGGGCAGCCGGTTCGGGTTGGACATCTTATCCACCTTTGAGCCTAATTAACGGCAGCAAAGCGGGTGAGTTGATTTGGATACTCAGCGTTCTCTTATTGGGAAGTTCTTCAATTTTGGGTGCGGTGAATTTTTTCACCACCCTATTGACGATGCGAATTCCCGGTATGAGTTTGAATCAAATGCCGTTGTTTTGCTGGGCGATGCTAGCAGCTTCGGCACTGATTTTAATCGGAACTCCTGTATTGGCAGGTGCTTTGATTCTGCTGAGTTTTGACCTGATCGCGGGTACGGCTTTCTTTAACCCAACTGGCGGCGGCGATCCGATAGTTTACCAGCATATGTTCTGGTTTTATTCCCACCCGGCGGTTTACATTATGATTCTGCCGGTGTTCGGGATGATTTCGGAAATTCTGCCAGTTCATGCCCGCAAACCCATTTTCGGCTATCGGGCGATCGCTTATTCCAGTTTGGCCATTAGCTTTTTGGGGCTGATCGTTTGGGCGCACCATATGTTCACCAGCGGCACCCCCGGTTGGTTGCGGATGTTCTTTATGATCGCCACAATGATCATCGCCGTACCCACAGGTATCAAGGTGTTTAGTTGGTTGGCTACTTTGTGGGGCGGCAAACTGCGCCTC encodes:
- a CDS encoding cytochrome c oxidase subunit II codes for the protein MKIPSNISTLLAGIALTLVSLWFGQNHGLLPEAASEEASLVDGLFNMMMTISTGLFLIVEGVIIYCVVKFRRRPGDTTDGAPMHGNVPLEILWTGIPAIIILVIGVYSFEVYNAMGGLDPMAAHGMPQQQAMKMPGSAIAATLNQTDKPATQIAEGVGATPAQSPVPDLEIEVTGLQFAWIFNYPDSGVVSGELHVPAGNHVKLNISANDVIHAFWVPEFRIKQDAIPGRTTQLQFTPKLVGTYPVICAELCGGYHGSMKTQVIVETPEEFNAWIQSQQEVANSDNLNRIVALNPQEMSTGEFLAPYAAEMGINSDTLAQLQHSHH
- the ctaD gene encoding cytochrome c oxidase subunit I, whose amino-acid sequence is MTTQVQLQEPDNIGHGTEESGNNWGKYFGFSTDHKVIGIQYLVTSFIFYLIGGALASAVRAELATPDSDLVSPELYNSFFTIHATVMIFLWIVPAATGGFGNYLIPLMIGARDMAFPRLNAVAFWIIPPAGVLLLASFFVGAAGSGWTSYPPLSLINGSKAGELIWILSVLLLGSSSILGAVNFFTTLLTMRIPGMSLNQMPLFCWAMLAASALILIGTPVLAGALILLSFDLIAGTAFFNPTGGGDPIVYQHMFWFYSHPAVYIMILPVFGMISEILPVHARKPIFGYRAIAYSSLAISFLGLIVWAHHMFTSGTPGWLRMFFMIATMIIAVPTGIKVFSWLATLWGGKLRLNSAMIFAIGFISMFVIGGISGIMVASAPFDIHVHDTYFVVAHLHYVLFGGSVFGLYGALYHWFPKMTGRMMNETWGKVHFALTFVGFNICFLPMHKLGLEGMPRRVAMYDPKFAALNMVCTIGAFILAVSTIPFLVNAIWSWLYGPKAADNPWQGLTLEWMTSSPPPVENFFGDPVLASGPYDYGMVNPLQIRKLMASKSKAAEARTPSGVPLQKATVSDFFATSTSVMPSNSESNVATETLQDEDPMLSGGPNSVLRAKPDPDVAVNPEDRKQE